A DNA window from Anastrepha ludens isolate Willacy chromosome 6, idAnaLude1.1, whole genome shotgun sequence contains the following coding sequences:
- the LOC128868312 gene encoding beta-glucuronidase isoform X3, translated as MGWGVRRLITSLVIVNKEVTPTRGMLYPRESETREMRSLDGLWNFVTSDEANPTQGVRDKWFGDDLSKVKNVIPMPVPASYNDITTDNTIRDHVGTVWYDRKFFVPRSWAKDQRVWLRFGSVHYEAFVWINGEMVVKHEMGHLPFEAEVTNFVKYGEENRITVMCDNALIQTTVPQGKISEVKKDGGVAIVQTYTFDFFNYAGIHRSVHLYTTPKTFIEEVEVTSDLAENSVGHVYYKVKVSGTASNEADSSLQIRVQLRNKEGAIVSNSTSNGDLTGVLEVNKANPWWPYLMHPKPGYLYQMELFLHAADNTLIDIYRLKVGIRTLTWNNTSFLINGRPVYFRGFGKHEDSDIRGKGLDFALLTRDMNLLKWIGANAYRTSHYPYSEESMQFADENGIMIIDECPSVDTDNYNQALLDKHKSAMEQLIHRDRNHPSVIMWSIANEPRTSPFQADSHFQFVANFTRALDSTRPVTAAIAVPSGSDRAAKHLDIICFNRYNGWYSNPGKLDMITTNVVEEAITWNKKHNKPVMIGEYGADTIEGLHLLPAYIWSEEYQNELFSKHFKAFDILRKKQWFIGEFVWNFADFKTAQSITRVGGNKKGVFTRNRQPKATAHLLRKRYFALGSEIDHCNVPEDIFLYITDASSTMSRSKREGADL; from the exons ATGGGCTGGGGAGTGCGTCGCCTAATAACAT CGTTAGTTATTGTGAATAAAGAAGTGACGCCTACACGCGGAATGCTTTACCCACGGGAGTCCGAAACGCGGGAGATGCGTTCATTGGATGGATTATGGAACTTTGTCACATCGGACGAAGCAAATCCAACACAGGGAGTACGAGATAAATGGTTTGGAGACGATTTGAGTAAGGTAAAAAATGTGATCCCCATGCCAGTGCCTGCTAGTTATAACGATATAACAACAGACAATACAATCCGCGATCATGTTGGTACTGTATGGTACGATCGCAAATTTTTCGTTCCACGGTCCTGGGCGAAAGATCAACGAGTATGGCTTCGATTTGGCAGTGTGCACTACGAGGCCTTTGTG tgGATTAATGGAGAAATGGTCGTAAAACATGAAATGGGTCATTTGCCTTTCGAAGCGGAAgttacaaattttgtaaaatacggCGAGGAAAATCGTATTACCGTTATGTGCGACAATGCGCTTATACAAACCACAGTGCCTCAGGGAAAAATTAGCGAAGTTAAGAA GGATGGAGGAGTTGCAATAGTTCAAACTTATACATTTGACTTCTTCAACTACGCAGGAATACATCGCTCCGTCCATTTGTATACCACACCAAAAACTTTCATCGAAGAGGTTGAAGTCACTTCCGATTTGGCAGAAAATTCAG TGGGGCATGTATATTATAAAGTAAAAGTGAGCGGAACTGCCTCGAACGAAGCCGACAGTTCTCTACAAATTCGAGTGCAACTGCGAAACAAAGAAGGTGCCATTGTTTCCAATAGTACATCCAATGGCGATTTGACTGGTGTACTGGAAGTAAATAAAGCAAATCCCTGGTGGCCATATTTAATGCATCCTAAACCTGGTTACCTTTATCAAATGGAATTATTTTTACACGCTGCTGATAATACTTTAATAGACATTTATCGACTGAAGGTTGGAATACGCACACTTACCTGGAATAATACCTCATTCCTTATCAATGGACGGCCAGTGTACTTCAGAGGTTTCGGCAAGCATGAAGATTCAGAT ATACGTGGAAAGGGATTAGACTTCGCGTTACTAACTCGTGACATGAATTTGTTGAAATGGATCGGTGCAAATGCATATCGCACTTCACATTATCCCTACTCCGAAGAGTCCATGCAGTTTGCCGATGAAAATGGCATTATGATAATCGATGAATGTCCAAGTGTTGATACGGA CAATTACAACCAGGCATTATTGGACAAACATAAATCCGCCATGGAGCAGCTGATACATAGGGATCGGAATCATCCAAGTGTGATTATGTGGTCTATTGCGAACGAGCCCCGCACTAGTCCATTTCAAGCCGATTCTCACTTTCA ATTTGTAGCCAACTTCACACGTGCACTTGATAGCACAAGGCCCGTAACTGCAGCCATTGCCGTGCCCTCGGGCAGTGATCGAGCT GCTAAACATTTGGATATAATATGCTTTAATCGTTATAATGGATGGTATAGTAATCCCGGAAAATTGGATATGATCACTACAAACGTCGTCGAGGAAGCGATTACTTGgaacaaaaaacacaacaaaccgGTGATGATTGGGGAATATGGTGCTGACACCATCGAAGGATTACATTTGCTTCCAGCTTATATTTGGTCTGAAGAATACCAAAATGAATTATTCTCGAAGCACTTCAAGGCATTTGACATACTTCGAAAAAAGCAGTGGTTTATTGGCGAATTCGTTTGGAACTTCGCGGATTTCAAGACAGCACAAT CGATAACACGCGTGGGCGGTAATAAAAAAGGGGTTTTCACACGTAATCGTCAGCCAAAGGCCACGGCTCATCTACTGCGAAAACGCTATTTTGCCCTTGGTAGTGAAATAGATCATTGTAATGTTCCAGAGGATATTTTCCTTTATATCACCGATGCATCTTCAACTATGTCGCGTAGTAAACGAGAGGGAGCTGATTTATAG
- the LOC128868311 gene encoding beta-glucuronidase-like: protein MKINIMMIKSKSFLLSSFILGICGNIGLTFGLVEQQNVSESKITKTESQGKQFDYMRLEDEPVTRGLLYPRASETREVLTLDGIWRFLRSDINDPMEGVRNSWYQDDLDKVKPTRPMPVPSSYNDVSAENELRDHVGTVWYEKKIFVPHSWNIDQRIWLRFGSVHYAAIVWVNGQQVMSHAIGHLPFEAEITREVKFGAENRLTLLCDNTLLNTTIPQGKILEEESDNGKVVVQQYTFDFFNYAGIHRTVHLYTTPTVFIEDIKVSTDLVKSHVGVVHYEVIVNGVAKKSVIYDPPIEPLYIHAQLRNKEGEIVAHSVAKTSFNGTMMVKDVMPWWPYLMHPEPGYLYTLEIYLHAVDESLLDVYRMKIGIRTLKWNNSSLLLNDANIYLRGFGRHEDSDIRGKGFDFALMTRDFNLLKWIGANAYRTSHYPYSEESMQFADEFGFMIIDECPGVNADIYEPLLLRNHKSSLEQLIHRDRNHASVVMWSIANEPRSAHAQADKYFKILSNYTKTMDPSRPITAALNVDAKADKLAKYLDIISFNRYNAWYQNAGHLDMITKRVEEEANLWREMHNKPVIMTEYGADTYEGLHSLPSYIWSEDYQRSLLSKHFKAFDNLRSQKWFIGEFLWNFADFKTAQSFTRVGGNKKGVFTRNRQPKSAAYLLRQRYYSLAVELDQCETPQDVFDYIINWQEKPPFIRDYEDL, encoded by the exons ATGAAAATAAACATAATGATGATTAAATCAAAATCATTTCTGCTTAGCAGCTTTATACTTGGAATATGTGGGAACATCGGCCTTACTTTTGGTTTAGTAGAACAACAGAATGtttcagaaagcaaaataacCAAAACAGAGTCTCAGGGTAAACAATTCGATTATATGCGGTTGGAGGACGAACCAGTGACTCGTGGCTTACTTTATCCACGGGCATCGGAGACCCGGGAAGTACTAACGCTTGATGGGATTTGGCGTTTTTTAAGGTCAGACATTAATGATCCTATGGAGGGAGTACGCAATAGTTGGTACCAAGATGATTTAGATAAG GTGAAACCAACACGGCCAATGCCAGTACCCTCCAGTTACAATGATGTGAGTGCAGAAAATGAATTGCGTGACCACGTCGGAACAGTAtggtacgaaaaaaaaatttttgtcccACATTCATGGAACATCGATCAACGTATTTGGTTACGTTTTGGTAGTGTCCACTATGCTGCCATTGTC TGGGTGAACGGGCAACAGGTAATGTCTCATGCCATTGGCCACTTACCATTCGAAGCGGAAATAACACGTGAGGTAAAGTTTGGTGCTGAAAACAGATTAACGCTTCTTTGCGACAACACACTTTTGAACACAACGATTCCACAAGGGAAAATTCTTGAGGAGGAAAG TGATAACGGCAAGGTAGTGGTCCAACAATATACCTTCGACTTTTTCAATTATGCTGGCATACACCGCACAGTTCATCTGTATACCACACCGACTGTTTTTATTGAAGATATTAAAGTATCAACCGATTTGGTTAAAAGCCACGTTG GAGTTGTACACTATGAAGTAATCGTGAATGGTGTTGCGAAAAAATCCGTAATTTATGACCCACCTATTGAGCCACTTTATATTCATGCGCAATTACGCAACAAAGAAGGAGAAATTGTAGCCCACAGCGTAGCCAAAACTTCGTTCAATGGTACGATGATGGTAAAAGATGTCATGCCATGGTGGCCGTACTTAATGCATCCAGAGCCTGGTTATTTATACACCTTGGAAATATATTTGCACGCTGTGGATGAATCTCTACTAGATGTATATCGTATGAAAATCGGCATTCGCACACTAAAATGGAATAATTCTAGTCTGCTTCTAAATGATGCCAATATTTATTTGCGAGGGTTTGGACGTCATGAGGATTCTGAT atCCGAGGGAAGGGATTTGACTTTGCATTGATGACACGtgactttaatttattaaaatggattggAGCGAACGCATATCGTACTTCACATTATCCCTATTCCGAAGAATCTATGCAATTCGCAGATGAATTTGGTTTCATGATCATAGATGAGTGTCCGGGCGTTAATGCAGA CATTTACGAACCTTTGTTGTTACGGAATCATAAATCCTCACTGGAACAACTAATACATCGAGATCGCAACCACGCAAGTGTAGTTATGTGGTCCATAGCAAATGAACCGCGCTCTGCTCATGCTCAAGCTGATAAATATTTCAA AATTCTGTCGAATTATACGAAAACAATGGATCCATCGCGACCTATCACTGCCGCTTTAAACGTTGATGCCAAAGCGGATAAACTG GCAAAATATCTGGatattataagttttaataGATATAATGCGTGGTACCAAAACGCCGGCCACTTAGATATGATTACAAAACGTGTTGAAGAGGAGGCAAATCTATGGCGTGAAATGCATAATAAGCCCGTCATAATGACAGAATACGGGGCGGACACTTATGAAGGATTGCACTCC TTGCCATCATATATTTGGTCTGAAGATTACCAGCGATCACTGCTTAGCAAACACTTTAAAGCCTTCGATAACCTAAGATCTCAAAAGTGGTTTATTGGAGAATTTTTGTGGAATTTCGCTGACTTCAAAACGGCTCAAT CTTTTACACGTGTTGGAGGCAATAAAAAGGGTGTTTTCACTCGTAATCGACAACCTAAATCTGCAGCGTATCTACTTCGTCAACGTTACTACAGTTTAGCCGTTGAATTAGATCAATGCGAGACACCTCAGGACGTTTTTGATTACATTATAAACTGGCAAGAGAAGCCACCTTTCATAAGAGATTATGAAGATTTATAA
- the LOC128868312 gene encoding beta-glucuronidase isoform X1, producing MGWGVRRLITSFSLLAMAVVGYLIHFAIALVIVNKEVTPTRGMLYPRESETREMRSLDGLWNFVTSDEANPTQGVRDKWFGDDLSKVKNVIPMPVPASYNDITTDNTIRDHVGTVWYDRKFFVPRSWAKDQRVWLRFGSVHYEAFVWINGEMVVKHEMGHLPFEAEVTNFVKYGEENRITVMCDNALIQTTVPQGKISEVKKDGGVAIVQTYTFDFFNYAGIHRSVHLYTTPKTFIEEVEVTSDLAENSVGHVYYKVKVSGTASNEADSSLQIRVQLRNKEGAIVSNSTSNGDLTGVLEVNKANPWWPYLMHPKPGYLYQMELFLHAADNTLIDIYRLKVGIRTLTWNNTSFLINGRPVYFRGFGKHEDSDIRGKGLDFALLTRDMNLLKWIGANAYRTSHYPYSEESMQFADENGIMIIDECPSVDTDNYNQALLDKHKSAMEQLIHRDRNHPSVIMWSIANEPRTSPFQADSHFQFVANFTRALDSTRPVTAAIAVPSGSDRAAKHLDIICFNRYNGWYSNPGKLDMITTNVVEEAITWNKKHNKPVMIGEYGADTIEGLHLLPAYIWSEEYQNELFSKHFKAFDILRKKQWFIGEFVWNFADFKTAQSITRVGGNKKGVFTRNRQPKATAHLLRKRYFALGSEIDHCNVPEDIFLYITDASSTMSRSKREGADL from the exons ATGGGCTGGGGAGTGCGTCGCCTAATAACAT cattttctTTACTTGCCATGGCTGTCGTTGGGTATCTTATTCACTTCGCAATAGCGTTAGTTATTGTGAATAAAGAAGTGACGCCTACACGCGGAATGCTTTACCCACGGGAGTCCGAAACGCGGGAGATGCGTTCATTGGATGGATTATGGAACTTTGTCACATCGGACGAAGCAAATCCAACACAGGGAGTACGAGATAAATGGTTTGGAGACGATTTGAGTAAGGTAAAAAATGTGATCCCCATGCCAGTGCCTGCTAGTTATAACGATATAACAACAGACAATACAATCCGCGATCATGTTGGTACTGTATGGTACGATCGCAAATTTTTCGTTCCACGGTCCTGGGCGAAAGATCAACGAGTATGGCTTCGATTTGGCAGTGTGCACTACGAGGCCTTTGTG tgGATTAATGGAGAAATGGTCGTAAAACATGAAATGGGTCATTTGCCTTTCGAAGCGGAAgttacaaattttgtaaaatacggCGAGGAAAATCGTATTACCGTTATGTGCGACAATGCGCTTATACAAACCACAGTGCCTCAGGGAAAAATTAGCGAAGTTAAGAA GGATGGAGGAGTTGCAATAGTTCAAACTTATACATTTGACTTCTTCAACTACGCAGGAATACATCGCTCCGTCCATTTGTATACCACACCAAAAACTTTCATCGAAGAGGTTGAAGTCACTTCCGATTTGGCAGAAAATTCAG TGGGGCATGTATATTATAAAGTAAAAGTGAGCGGAACTGCCTCGAACGAAGCCGACAGTTCTCTACAAATTCGAGTGCAACTGCGAAACAAAGAAGGTGCCATTGTTTCCAATAGTACATCCAATGGCGATTTGACTGGTGTACTGGAAGTAAATAAAGCAAATCCCTGGTGGCCATATTTAATGCATCCTAAACCTGGTTACCTTTATCAAATGGAATTATTTTTACACGCTGCTGATAATACTTTAATAGACATTTATCGACTGAAGGTTGGAATACGCACACTTACCTGGAATAATACCTCATTCCTTATCAATGGACGGCCAGTGTACTTCAGAGGTTTCGGCAAGCATGAAGATTCAGAT ATACGTGGAAAGGGATTAGACTTCGCGTTACTAACTCGTGACATGAATTTGTTGAAATGGATCGGTGCAAATGCATATCGCACTTCACATTATCCCTACTCCGAAGAGTCCATGCAGTTTGCCGATGAAAATGGCATTATGATAATCGATGAATGTCCAAGTGTTGATACGGA CAATTACAACCAGGCATTATTGGACAAACATAAATCCGCCATGGAGCAGCTGATACATAGGGATCGGAATCATCCAAGTGTGATTATGTGGTCTATTGCGAACGAGCCCCGCACTAGTCCATTTCAAGCCGATTCTCACTTTCA ATTTGTAGCCAACTTCACACGTGCACTTGATAGCACAAGGCCCGTAACTGCAGCCATTGCCGTGCCCTCGGGCAGTGATCGAGCT GCTAAACATTTGGATATAATATGCTTTAATCGTTATAATGGATGGTATAGTAATCCCGGAAAATTGGATATGATCACTACAAACGTCGTCGAGGAAGCGATTACTTGgaacaaaaaacacaacaaaccgGTGATGATTGGGGAATATGGTGCTGACACCATCGAAGGATTACATTTGCTTCCAGCTTATATTTGGTCTGAAGAATACCAAAATGAATTATTCTCGAAGCACTTCAAGGCATTTGACATACTTCGAAAAAAGCAGTGGTTTATTGGCGAATTCGTTTGGAACTTCGCGGATTTCAAGACAGCACAAT CGATAACACGCGTGGGCGGTAATAAAAAAGGGGTTTTCACACGTAATCGTCAGCCAAAGGCCACGGCTCATCTACTGCGAAAACGCTATTTTGCCCTTGGTAGTGAAATAGATCATTGTAATGTTCCAGAGGATATTTTCCTTTATATCACCGATGCATCTTCAACTATGTCGCGTAGTAAACGAGAGGGAGCTGATTTATAG
- the LOC128868312 gene encoding beta-glucuronidase isoform X2: MAVVGYLIHFAIALVIVNKEVTPTRGMLYPRESETREMRSLDGLWNFVTSDEANPTQGVRDKWFGDDLSKVKNVIPMPVPASYNDITTDNTIRDHVGTVWYDRKFFVPRSWAKDQRVWLRFGSVHYEAFVWINGEMVVKHEMGHLPFEAEVTNFVKYGEENRITVMCDNALIQTTVPQGKISEVKKDGGVAIVQTYTFDFFNYAGIHRSVHLYTTPKTFIEEVEVTSDLAENSVGHVYYKVKVSGTASNEADSSLQIRVQLRNKEGAIVSNSTSNGDLTGVLEVNKANPWWPYLMHPKPGYLYQMELFLHAADNTLIDIYRLKVGIRTLTWNNTSFLINGRPVYFRGFGKHEDSDIRGKGLDFALLTRDMNLLKWIGANAYRTSHYPYSEESMQFADENGIMIIDECPSVDTDNYNQALLDKHKSAMEQLIHRDRNHPSVIMWSIANEPRTSPFQADSHFQFVANFTRALDSTRPVTAAIAVPSGSDRAAKHLDIICFNRYNGWYSNPGKLDMITTNVVEEAITWNKKHNKPVMIGEYGADTIEGLHLLPAYIWSEEYQNELFSKHFKAFDILRKKQWFIGEFVWNFADFKTAQSITRVGGNKKGVFTRNRQPKATAHLLRKRYFALGSEIDHCNVPEDIFLYITDASSTMSRSKREGADL; this comes from the exons ATGGCTGTCGTTGGGTATCTTATTCACTTCGCAATAGCGTTAGTTATTGTGAATAAAGAAGTGACGCCTACACGCGGAATGCTTTACCCACGGGAGTCCGAAACGCGGGAGATGCGTTCATTGGATGGATTATGGAACTTTGTCACATCGGACGAAGCAAATCCAACACAGGGAGTACGAGATAAATGGTTTGGAGACGATTTGAGTAAGGTAAAAAATGTGATCCCCATGCCAGTGCCTGCTAGTTATAACGATATAACAACAGACAATACAATCCGCGATCATGTTGGTACTGTATGGTACGATCGCAAATTTTTCGTTCCACGGTCCTGGGCGAAAGATCAACGAGTATGGCTTCGATTTGGCAGTGTGCACTACGAGGCCTTTGTG tgGATTAATGGAGAAATGGTCGTAAAACATGAAATGGGTCATTTGCCTTTCGAAGCGGAAgttacaaattttgtaaaatacggCGAGGAAAATCGTATTACCGTTATGTGCGACAATGCGCTTATACAAACCACAGTGCCTCAGGGAAAAATTAGCGAAGTTAAGAA GGATGGAGGAGTTGCAATAGTTCAAACTTATACATTTGACTTCTTCAACTACGCAGGAATACATCGCTCCGTCCATTTGTATACCACACCAAAAACTTTCATCGAAGAGGTTGAAGTCACTTCCGATTTGGCAGAAAATTCAG TGGGGCATGTATATTATAAAGTAAAAGTGAGCGGAACTGCCTCGAACGAAGCCGACAGTTCTCTACAAATTCGAGTGCAACTGCGAAACAAAGAAGGTGCCATTGTTTCCAATAGTACATCCAATGGCGATTTGACTGGTGTACTGGAAGTAAATAAAGCAAATCCCTGGTGGCCATATTTAATGCATCCTAAACCTGGTTACCTTTATCAAATGGAATTATTTTTACACGCTGCTGATAATACTTTAATAGACATTTATCGACTGAAGGTTGGAATACGCACACTTACCTGGAATAATACCTCATTCCTTATCAATGGACGGCCAGTGTACTTCAGAGGTTTCGGCAAGCATGAAGATTCAGAT ATACGTGGAAAGGGATTAGACTTCGCGTTACTAACTCGTGACATGAATTTGTTGAAATGGATCGGTGCAAATGCATATCGCACTTCACATTATCCCTACTCCGAAGAGTCCATGCAGTTTGCCGATGAAAATGGCATTATGATAATCGATGAATGTCCAAGTGTTGATACGGA CAATTACAACCAGGCATTATTGGACAAACATAAATCCGCCATGGAGCAGCTGATACATAGGGATCGGAATCATCCAAGTGTGATTATGTGGTCTATTGCGAACGAGCCCCGCACTAGTCCATTTCAAGCCGATTCTCACTTTCA ATTTGTAGCCAACTTCACACGTGCACTTGATAGCACAAGGCCCGTAACTGCAGCCATTGCCGTGCCCTCGGGCAGTGATCGAGCT GCTAAACATTTGGATATAATATGCTTTAATCGTTATAATGGATGGTATAGTAATCCCGGAAAATTGGATATGATCACTACAAACGTCGTCGAGGAAGCGATTACTTGgaacaaaaaacacaacaaaccgGTGATGATTGGGGAATATGGTGCTGACACCATCGAAGGATTACATTTGCTTCCAGCTTATATTTGGTCTGAAGAATACCAAAATGAATTATTCTCGAAGCACTTCAAGGCATTTGACATACTTCGAAAAAAGCAGTGGTTTATTGGCGAATTCGTTTGGAACTTCGCGGATTTCAAGACAGCACAAT CGATAACACGCGTGGGCGGTAATAAAAAAGGGGTTTTCACACGTAATCGTCAGCCAAAGGCCACGGCTCATCTACTGCGAAAACGCTATTTTGCCCTTGGTAGTGAAATAGATCATTGTAATGTTCCAGAGGATATTTTCCTTTATATCACCGATGCATCTTCAACTATGTCGCGTAGTAAACGAGAGGGAGCTGATTTATAG
- the LOC128868312 gene encoding beta-glucuronidase isoform X4: MLYPRESETREMRSLDGLWNFVTSDEANPTQGVRDKWFGDDLSKVKNVIPMPVPASYNDITTDNTIRDHVGTVWYDRKFFVPRSWAKDQRVWLRFGSVHYEAFVWINGEMVVKHEMGHLPFEAEVTNFVKYGEENRITVMCDNALIQTTVPQGKISEVKKDGGVAIVQTYTFDFFNYAGIHRSVHLYTTPKTFIEEVEVTSDLAENSVGHVYYKVKVSGTASNEADSSLQIRVQLRNKEGAIVSNSTSNGDLTGVLEVNKANPWWPYLMHPKPGYLYQMELFLHAADNTLIDIYRLKVGIRTLTWNNTSFLINGRPVYFRGFGKHEDSDIRGKGLDFALLTRDMNLLKWIGANAYRTSHYPYSEESMQFADENGIMIIDECPSVDTDNYNQALLDKHKSAMEQLIHRDRNHPSVIMWSIANEPRTSPFQADSHFQFVANFTRALDSTRPVTAAIAVPSGSDRAAKHLDIICFNRYNGWYSNPGKLDMITTNVVEEAITWNKKHNKPVMIGEYGADTIEGLHLLPAYIWSEEYQNELFSKHFKAFDILRKKQWFIGEFVWNFADFKTAQSITRVGGNKKGVFTRNRQPKATAHLLRKRYFALGSEIDHCNVPEDIFLYITDASSTMSRSKREGADL; the protein is encoded by the exons ATGCTTTACCCACGGGAGTCCGAAACGCGGGAGATGCGTTCATTGGATGGATTATGGAACTTTGTCACATCGGACGAAGCAAATCCAACACAGGGAGTACGAGATAAATGGTTTGGAGACGATTTGAGTAAGGTAAAAAATGTGATCCCCATGCCAGTGCCTGCTAGTTATAACGATATAACAACAGACAATACAATCCGCGATCATGTTGGTACTGTATGGTACGATCGCAAATTTTTCGTTCCACGGTCCTGGGCGAAAGATCAACGAGTATGGCTTCGATTTGGCAGTGTGCACTACGAGGCCTTTGTG tgGATTAATGGAGAAATGGTCGTAAAACATGAAATGGGTCATTTGCCTTTCGAAGCGGAAgttacaaattttgtaaaatacggCGAGGAAAATCGTATTACCGTTATGTGCGACAATGCGCTTATACAAACCACAGTGCCTCAGGGAAAAATTAGCGAAGTTAAGAA GGATGGAGGAGTTGCAATAGTTCAAACTTATACATTTGACTTCTTCAACTACGCAGGAATACATCGCTCCGTCCATTTGTATACCACACCAAAAACTTTCATCGAAGAGGTTGAAGTCACTTCCGATTTGGCAGAAAATTCAG TGGGGCATGTATATTATAAAGTAAAAGTGAGCGGAACTGCCTCGAACGAAGCCGACAGTTCTCTACAAATTCGAGTGCAACTGCGAAACAAAGAAGGTGCCATTGTTTCCAATAGTACATCCAATGGCGATTTGACTGGTGTACTGGAAGTAAATAAAGCAAATCCCTGGTGGCCATATTTAATGCATCCTAAACCTGGTTACCTTTATCAAATGGAATTATTTTTACACGCTGCTGATAATACTTTAATAGACATTTATCGACTGAAGGTTGGAATACGCACACTTACCTGGAATAATACCTCATTCCTTATCAATGGACGGCCAGTGTACTTCAGAGGTTTCGGCAAGCATGAAGATTCAGAT ATACGTGGAAAGGGATTAGACTTCGCGTTACTAACTCGTGACATGAATTTGTTGAAATGGATCGGTGCAAATGCATATCGCACTTCACATTATCCCTACTCCGAAGAGTCCATGCAGTTTGCCGATGAAAATGGCATTATGATAATCGATGAATGTCCAAGTGTTGATACGGA CAATTACAACCAGGCATTATTGGACAAACATAAATCCGCCATGGAGCAGCTGATACATAGGGATCGGAATCATCCAAGTGTGATTATGTGGTCTATTGCGAACGAGCCCCGCACTAGTCCATTTCAAGCCGATTCTCACTTTCA ATTTGTAGCCAACTTCACACGTGCACTTGATAGCACAAGGCCCGTAACTGCAGCCATTGCCGTGCCCTCGGGCAGTGATCGAGCT GCTAAACATTTGGATATAATATGCTTTAATCGTTATAATGGATGGTATAGTAATCCCGGAAAATTGGATATGATCACTACAAACGTCGTCGAGGAAGCGATTACTTGgaacaaaaaacacaacaaaccgGTGATGATTGGGGAATATGGTGCTGACACCATCGAAGGATTACATTTGCTTCCAGCTTATATTTGGTCTGAAGAATACCAAAATGAATTATTCTCGAAGCACTTCAAGGCATTTGACATACTTCGAAAAAAGCAGTGGTTTATTGGCGAATTCGTTTGGAACTTCGCGGATTTCAAGACAGCACAAT CGATAACACGCGTGGGCGGTAATAAAAAAGGGGTTTTCACACGTAATCGTCAGCCAAAGGCCACGGCTCATCTACTGCGAAAACGCTATTTTGCCCTTGGTAGTGAAATAGATCATTGTAATGTTCCAGAGGATATTTTCCTTTATATCACCGATGCATCTTCAACTATGTCGCGTAGTAAACGAGAGGGAGCTGATTTATAG
- the LOC128868313 gene encoding zinc finger HIT domain-containing protein 3, with translation MFCVTCQVPTNKYKCPTCLESYCSLNCYKKHKEADCESKQSLNTPTSEVSHIEEPTLHEPFSTKDTVPRKKLEMLKDCAALHRLLCNPHLRNLLKEIDVTPDAWKAMKAAMQEPLFLEFADECLKVVEPQVADDCN, from the exons atgttttgtgtAACATGTCAAGTGCCTACGAACAAATACAAGTGTCCAACATGCTTAGAATCATA TTGCTCGCTTAACTGctacaaaaaacacaaagagGCTGACTGTGAATCAAAGCAGTCCTTAAATACTCCAACATCAGAAGTCAGCCATATTGAGGAGCCTACTCTACACGAGCCTTTTAGTACTAAAGATACAGTTCCACGAAAAAAATTGGAGATGCTAA AAGACTGCGCAGCCCTTCACCGTTTGCTATGCAATCCCCATTTACGCAATTTACTAAAAGAAATAGATGTAACTCCTGATGCGTGGAAAGCTATGAAAGCTGCTATGCAGGAACCACTCTTTTTAGAATTTGCCGATGAATGTCTGAAAGTTGTTGAACCACAGGTTGCAGATGATTGTAATTGA